GCGGTGTCGGCGACGCGGTCCCACTGGCCGTCGGCGCGGTACGTGTGCATGGCCTCGACGAGATAGCGGGCCTGCACGGGCGGCAGAGCGGCCGATTCGCGCGCGAGCTGCTCGTAGAGCGCGGCCGCCGCGGCGAAGTCGTTCCGTTCCTCGAGCACGGCCGCCTTGCCCTCGAGGGCGATCGTCCTGAGGGTGCCGTTGGCGCGGCTGCGGGCCAGGTAGTCCTCGAAGCGGTCGAGGGCCTGCTGGTAATCGCCCTGATGGTAGTGGACCGTCCCGAGATAGCAGGTCGCGGCCTGGGCGCTGCGCGTGCCCGGGTACTGCGTGATGACCTCGTTCAGAAGCGTCGAGGCCTGTCCATAGAGCCCCGAGTTGAGCGTCTGCGTCGCCGTCACGAGGGCGGCGTTGGCCTCGAGCTCGGTCGCCCGGCGGGACCGGATGACCATGCCGACGACGAAGACGACGACGAGCACCGCCACGGCGCCGATGAGGACCTTGTTGAGGTGGTCCTCGACGAAACGAGCGCTCTTCGAGACCGACTCGACGAGCGCGTCGTGCTTGAGGTCCTTCTTCGAGATGCGCTTCCTGCGTCCCACACGGCCCTCCGCATGTCCACGTTGTCCCTGGCGAGGGTCCCTCACGGGACCCCCTCCCCCGGCACCTCTTCGAACGAGCAGTCTAGCATGGGGTGAGCGCGAAGTCAACGGAGCTGCAACAGCGTGACGGATCCCGACACACCACCGCCCCCCCGCGCGTCCGCAGAACCCCGATGGCCCGGTACAGCCTGTCCGCGGACGGGGACCGTGCACCTGACGTTCAACGCCCACTGCATGACGTTTGCAAGCGCCAGTCCCCGCCGGGATGAGGTTCAGATGGGCTTCAGCGTCAAGCCAGCGTGTCCCCGGTGATCTGAACATAGCGGCTGTCGAGCATACGCTTCAGGAGCTCCCAGTTGACGTTTTTGAGGTCCCAAGCCTGAGGTCCCACGAGCTCTTTGAGTCTGTCGAGGCCCCAGAGGTACGATGCCTTCATGTAGTCAGGGTTCCCTGTACGGACCAGTTGAACATAGAGCAGGGCAGTATCACCGGAATCAGGGTTGTCGTAGTCCACGATGTCGAGGTAGACCCCACGCTGCTCGTCCCGAGCATAGGCGACACCGCCGCGTACTTCCACGGTGACGGGGACAACGAATCCGTGAGAGGCGAGAACATCGAAGACGTCAGACTGCATTCGCTTGAAGCGCTCATGGAGCTGCCGATAGAGGAACGAACCTTCAGGGGTGGGAAAGACGTCGCTGATCTCCCAGTCCGCTTCGATCTGGAGGTGCTGATACGCGACGACGCGGCGCTCACCGTCGGGAAACTCCACCCGGGCCCCAACGCCGTCGCTGCTCTCGTCGAACGGAACGTCGATCTCCAGCACGTGGACGGGCTCATACCCCTTGTCATTCTCAGCCCAAGCGTACTCGCCCGGGTCCACGGTCGGCTCGTACTGGGCTCCGTCAGATGTCAACACGGTCGAGCTCCTTTCTTAGTCGTCGATCCAGCCACTGACAGTGAATCCCTGATCTTCGGCGGACTCCCGCTTGGGTGCAGGTGTCGGCGTCCCACAAAGAAGACCCCGCCCGTGAGGGCGGGGCCTCTCCTGTCACATCCTGCGTGCCGGAATCGACGGCTCTAGCGATAGAGAGCCTTGATGCCGGACCAGGTCTTGTCTTCGACGGGGCTCTGCCCGCACGGGAACGTCACCGTTGCGTCGCAGGAGGTCTCGACGCAGACGTTGTCGATCCAGTAGTCGCCGCGCGTGCCGCCCGAGCCCGAGTAGAGACGCGCCTCGATGACGAGCGCATCACGCGTGCCGCCGTCCGAGTCGAACGTCCACGTGTGCTCGAGGAAGTCCCAGCCTGTTCCGGCGGTGTAGTCGTAGTTGCCGCTGGCGGAGCCGGCGTAGCTGTTGACGTCACCGGACTGCGCATAGTGCGCCCAGATGCGGAGCGAGGGGCTCGCAACCGGCGTGTCGTCGTAGCCGTAGAAGCTGGCCGTGACGATGTCGCCGTCGGTCAGGCCCTCGATGAAGGCGATGTAGGCCTGCGGCGTCCCGCCGATCGGCTCCTCGGCGACGTGCAGGTAGAAGTCACCCTCGTAGGCGCCGGGGCACGAGTACGTGCCGCCGTTGCTGTCGTCGCCCGTCTGCATCCCGCTTACGTTCGTTTCATCGACCAGGTTGCCGTAGGAACCGAGGATCGTGCCGCCGTCTTCCCAACCGTAGCAGCACGACACCTGCGCGGCGGCCGGAACCGCAACGAGCGAGAGCACTGCAAGCAGAATCAGATAGCGCATCCAATCTCCCTTCTGCCCTTTCCGGGCACTGCGTTCTCACCGCAAGCGGCCCTTGCGCTCGGGCCGACTCTAACTAGCCCAATTATACCATACGGCAAGAGCATCGTCAATATCCAAGAACGGGGGCCGACCCCGGCCAGGGGCCGGCCCTCGCCGTGATGCTTTTCGTTCTGTCAGGCTCCTCTAGCGGTACAGCCCCTTGATGCTCGACCAGGTGCCGTCCTCGACGGGCGACGTCGGAGTCGGGAAGACGATCACGGCACTCTCAGGAGCCGTCACACAGACGTCATCAATGAAGAAGTCCGTGTGGTCATCGCTCGTCGAGGGCGAGCTGTAGAGCCGCGCCTCGATGACGAGGGCGTCGCGCGTGCCGCCGTCCGAGTCGAAGGTCCAGGTGTGCGAGACCTGGTTCCAGCCGCTGTCGTCCGTGTAGGTGCTGTTTCCGCCGGCCGAGCCCTCGTAGCTGTTGATGTCGCTCGAGAGAGCGTAGTGCCCCCAGATCCGGAGCGACGGGCTCGAGGACGTGATGTCGTAGCCGTAGAAGCTCGCGTCGATGACGTCCCCGTCGGTCAGACCGGTGATCCAGGCAACGTAGGCCTGGGGGGTGCCGTCGTGTGGGTCTTCTGCGACGTGGAGGTAGTACGTCCCGGAGTTCGGGCCGGGGCACGTGAAGGAGGTGCCGGCATACTCACCGGCCTGCGGACCGGAGACGTTCGTCGGATCGACGAGGTTACCGTACGAACCGAGAATCGTGCCGCCGTCCTCCCACCCGTAGCAGAGCGTCTGCTGGGCGAAGGCCGCCGGAGCGATGAACAGAACCGCAAGAGCGATAGCAAAGAGCTTCTTCATCAGGGGTCTCCTTCGTTCAGGGGATGATGCTGCTTCATACGATCGAGTGCCACTGCCCCATCTGGCAGGCTCCGTGTGGAACGCTGGCGCGGCGTTCCTCCGGTCCCTTTCGTACTCCGTCACCTCCCTCCGCGTTCCGACCGGCCTGTGAGGCCCTGTCGACGATACCGCTTCGGGATACATGTCCCCGAAACGGGCCCGAATCCGCACAAATCGTGGATGAGAGTACCACAACCTCCGTCGCGTAATCAAGCCTGTGACGTTAAGTGTTGATGCGATTGCGTGTTAGGAATGTGTGAAGACCGGCCGTCACTCATTCGGGCGTCGGAGGTGAAGTCGCCGGCGCCACCTCGTGCCCTGTCCCATCCGGCCGCAGTGCCCTTCCCTAGCAGGTCAGATGAAGGTCCGCGACGACCCCTCCCCCGGCCGCGCGGCGTCGTGTGGCATGTCAGCTGTTCTCCTTGACAAAGCGCGAGAACGACCGGTCGTAGGACGACTCAACGTCATCGGAAAAGCAACAGGCCGGCAGCTCACGCATCCTCAGATGGTAGCTCAGGCACTCGCAGCAGAGCCCCTTCCTCGGACAGGGGTCGTAGGTGCAGTTGCAGCTCTCGAGGTTCCTTCCCTTCCGGTCGCAGTCTCGTGCCATGCTGACTCCCTCCACGGGCCTCATCGCGCGGTTCTGGTCCGGCCACGGCTCCCCTTCATGCGAAACGCCCGGCCGGGCAGCCGCCGGCCGGGCGTCGGTCGAACATCTCATCGCGGGCGCTCAGACCGTGCTGCGGTGTCTGTCCTTGAGCTCGCCGGTCTTGCCCCGGTTCCATCCGCTGACCTTGGAGAAGTAGCCGGTCACGCGGGTGACGTGGTCCACGTTCCGCCCCTGTGAGCAGGCGGCGGTGATCGTGTCGAGCGTGTTCTTCTCGACCGCTTCGAACGTGCAGCGCGTCATCGTCTGATACGCGTCGTTCCGGATGACGAGCGCCCCGTCCTCGGTCTGGTAGTCCCAGCCCTCGTGCGAGTCCAGCCAGCCCTTCAGTTCCTCGATCTGCATGGCGCCTCCCCTCGCTCA
The DNA window shown above is from Candidatus Effluviviaceae Genus V sp. and carries:
- a CDS encoding tetratricopeptide repeat protein; its protein translation is MFRSPGTRWLDAEAHLNLIPAGTGACKRHAVGVERQVHGPRPRTGCTGPSGFCGRAGGRWCVGIRHAVAAPLTSRSPHARLLVRRGAGGGGPVRDPRQGQRGHAEGRVGRRKRISKKDLKHDALVESVSKSARFVEDHLNKVLIGAVAVLVVVFVVGMVIRSRRATELEANAALVTATQTLNSGLYGQASTLLNEVITQYPGTRSAQAATCYLGTVHYHQGDYQQALDRFEDYLARSRANGTLRTIALEGKAAVLEERNDFAAAAALYEQLARESAALPPVQARYLVEAMHTYRADGQWDRVADTARRIIDEFPETRAVGEARMILAEANAIAGA
- a CDS encoding cytosolic protein — protein: MARDCDRKGRNLESCNCTYDPCPRKGLCCECLSYHLRMRELPACCFSDDVESSYDRSFSRFVKENS